A DNA window from Streptomyces parvus contains the following coding sequences:
- a CDS encoding 1-acyl-sn-glycerol-3-phosphate acyltransferase, translating into MSRLTVIKAVLGPILRLMFRPQVEGAENIPGTGPVILAGNHLTFIDSMVMPICVDRPVFYIGKDEYVTGKGLKGRLMAWFFTGCGMIPVDRDGGRGGVAALMTGRRVLEEGQAFAIYPEGTRSPDGRLYRGRTGIARLTLMTGAPVVPFAMIGTDKLQPGGAGLPRPGKVTVRFGEPMEFSRYEGMDRDRYVLRAVTDSVMAEVMRLSGQEYVDMYATKAKAA; encoded by the coding sequence TTGTCCCGTCTCACGGTCATCAAGGCAGTGCTCGGACCGATTCTGCGCCTGATGTTCCGCCCCCAGGTGGAGGGCGCCGAGAACATTCCCGGGACCGGGCCGGTGATCCTCGCGGGCAACCACCTGACGTTCATCGACTCGATGGTCATGCCGATCTGCGTCGACCGGCCGGTGTTCTACATCGGCAAGGACGAGTACGTCACGGGCAAGGGTCTCAAGGGCCGGCTGATGGCCTGGTTCTTCACCGGCTGCGGCATGATCCCGGTGGACCGGGACGGCGGCCGGGGCGGCGTCGCGGCGCTGATGACGGGCCGCCGGGTGCTGGAGGAGGGGCAGGCCTTCGCGATCTACCCCGAGGGCACCCGCTCCCCCGACGGCCGGCTCTACCGGGGCCGTACGGGCATCGCCCGGCTGACGCTGATGACGGGCGCGCCGGTGGTCCCGTTCGCGATGATCGGGACGGACAAGCTGCAGCCGGGCGGCGCGGGTCTGCCCCGGCCGGGCAAGGTCACGGTGCGTTTCGGTGAGCCGATGGAGTTCTCGCGGTACGAGGGCATGGACCGCGACCGCTATGTGCTGCGGGCGGTGACGGACTCGGTGATGGCCGAGGTGATGCGGCTGTCCGGCCAGGAGTACGTGGACATGTACGCGACGAAGGCGAAGGCGGCCTGA
- a CDS encoding MFS transporter yields MISTEKTPDTTDAVRRPGRWIALAVLVLAVLLVAVDATVLGLATPFLSEDLEPTGTQLLWIGDVYSFVIAGLLVSMGSLGDRIGRKKLLLVGAVAFGAVSVLNAYATTPEMMIVARALLGVAGATLMPSTLALIRNLFHDPRERSLAIGIWGAMASAGAAVGPVVGGFLLEHFWWGSVFLINLPVMAVLVVVGIKLIPESKNPAPGPWDMLSVGLSLVGMIGVVYAIKETASHGVSWDPAVAAVAGVAALTWFVRRQLRLPAPLLDMRLFHHRGFSGAVLADLLTILGLSGLVFFLSQFLQLVQGRGPLEAGLAELPAAIGAVTAGLLAGFAARRFSVRSVVSGGLAAVGLALGSVTLLDQHTDYPLLGAMLLVVGVGAGFSFTVTADVILSSVPKEQAGSASAVSETAYELGAALGIALLGSIVTGVYRGFPTPGGIPADVEAAAHESLGGAVESAAALPAAQAGPLVSAAQEAFVDGLRSAAGVGAAVLLAAAAAAWFLLRGQKLEDGVEHP; encoded by the coding sequence ATGATCAGCACCGAGAAGACCCCGGACACCACGGACGCGGTACGCCGTCCTGGGCGGTGGATCGCGCTCGCCGTCCTCGTCCTCGCCGTGCTGCTGGTGGCCGTGGACGCCACCGTCCTCGGTCTCGCCACCCCGTTCCTCAGCGAGGACCTGGAGCCCACCGGGACCCAGCTGCTCTGGATCGGCGACGTCTACTCCTTCGTCATCGCCGGCCTGCTCGTCTCGATGGGCAGTCTCGGCGACCGCATCGGCCGCAAGAAGCTGCTGCTGGTCGGCGCGGTGGCGTTCGGCGCGGTCTCCGTGCTCAACGCGTACGCGACCACGCCCGAGATGATGATCGTGGCCCGGGCGCTCCTCGGTGTCGCCGGCGCCACCCTGATGCCGTCCACGCTCGCCCTGATCCGCAACCTCTTCCACGACCCGCGCGAGCGCAGCCTCGCCATCGGGATCTGGGGCGCCATGGCCTCGGCGGGCGCTGCCGTCGGCCCGGTCGTCGGCGGATTCCTGCTGGAACACTTCTGGTGGGGCTCGGTCTTCCTGATCAACCTGCCCGTGATGGCCGTCCTCGTGGTCGTCGGCATCAAGCTGATCCCCGAGTCCAAGAACCCGGCCCCCGGCCCGTGGGACATGCTCAGTGTCGGGCTCTCCCTGGTCGGCATGATCGGTGTCGTCTACGCCATCAAGGAGACGGCCTCGCACGGAGTGAGCTGGGACCCGGCCGTGGCCGCGGTCGCCGGCGTCGCCGCGCTGACCTGGTTCGTCCGCAGGCAACTGCGGCTGCCCGCACCCCTGCTGGACATGCGGCTCTTCCACCACCGGGGCTTCTCCGGCGCGGTCCTCGCCGACCTGCTGACCATCCTCGGCCTGTCGGGCCTGGTCTTCTTCCTCTCCCAGTTCCTGCAACTGGTGCAGGGCCGCGGGCCGCTGGAGGCCGGACTCGCCGAACTGCCCGCCGCGATCGGCGCGGTGACCGCCGGTCTGCTGGCCGGATTCGCGGCCCGCCGCTTCTCGGTCCGCTCCGTCGTCTCGGGCGGCCTGGCGGCGGTCGGTCTTGCGCTGGGCAGTGTGACCCTGCTCGACCAGCACACCGACTATCCGCTGCTCGGCGCCATGCTGCTGGTCGTCGGCGTCGGCGCGGGCTTCTCCTTCACCGTCACCGCCGACGTGATCCTCTCCAGCGTCCCGAAGGAGCAGGCGGGCTCCGCGTCCGCCGTCTCCGAGACCGCGTACGAACTGGGCGCGGCCCTCGGCATCGCCCTGCTCGGCTCCATCGTCACCGGTGTCTACCGGGGCTTCCCGACCCCGGGCGGCATCCCCGCCGACGTCGAGGCGGCCGCCCACGAGTCGTTGGGCGGGGCGGTCGAATCGGCCGCGGCGCTGCCCGCCGCCCAGGCGGGGCCGCTGGTCTCGGCGGCCCAGGAGGCGTTCGTCGACGGACTGCGGTCGGCCGCGGGGGTCGGCGCCGCGGTCCTGCTGGCGGCGGCGGCCGCCGCCTGGTTCCTGCTGCGGGGCCAGAAGCTGGAGGACGGCGTCGAGCACCCGTAG
- a CDS encoding TetR/AcrR family transcriptional regulator, translating to MTLDREQVLRSAAALLTRKSTATMDEVAKAAGIGRATLHRHFAGRDALVKALENLGLQEFEAALDAARLDEGTSEEGLRRLIAAVEPSAGLMSFLVNENQLFEGDEVNEGWNRADARVSAFFRRGQERGEFRIDLTPAWLTEALYGLVGTGAWSIQAGRVAAQDFQYMIVELLLGGARRSVEQ from the coding sequence ATGACACTCGATCGTGAGCAGGTGCTGCGCAGCGCCGCCGCCCTGCTGACCCGTAAATCAACGGCCACCATGGACGAGGTCGCCAAGGCGGCGGGTATCGGCCGGGCTACCCTCCACCGCCACTTCGCGGGGCGCGACGCCCTGGTGAAGGCGCTGGAGAACCTCGGCCTCCAGGAGTTCGAGGCGGCCCTGGACGCCGCCCGGCTCGACGAGGGCACCTCCGAGGAGGGGCTGCGGCGCCTCATCGCGGCCGTCGAGCCCAGCGCCGGGCTGATGTCCTTCCTCGTCAACGAGAACCAGCTCTTCGAGGGCGACGAGGTCAACGAGGGCTGGAACCGGGCCGACGCCCGCGTCTCCGCCTTCTTCCGCCGCGGCCAGGAGCGCGGCGAGTTCCGTATCGATCTCACCCCCGCCTGGCTGACCGAGGCCCTCTACGGCCTCGTCGGCACCGGAGCCTGGTCCATCCAGGCGGGCCGGGTCGCCGCACAGGATTTCCAGTACATGATCGTCGAGCTGCTGCTCGGCGGAGCGCGCCGGAGTGTGGAGCAATGA
- the helR gene encoding RNA polymerase recycling motor ATPase HelR, with translation MTPLTTSVFDLPDRLSAKADPALIAEDEQHFAAIAHCLEQSIAELTDRLAAERRAPGGASRQAMDRDVEIHRLTARLRTLRRFGLDLCLGRMVAADGSGPLYVGRLGLTDSTGRRLLVDWRSPAAEPFFGATHGDPMGLVSRRRYRWTGGRVGDYWDEVFAPEGFAGHAALDDQSAFIASLGSTRSARMRDVLGTIQADQDAVIRAGSRGALVVDGGPGTGKTVVALHRSAYLLYSDPRLGHRRGGVLFVGPNEPYLGYVADVLPSLGEEGVQTCTLRDLVAEGAAAGPETDPEVARLKASAELVKAVEPAVRFYEEPPSEGVRVETHWSDIWLSAADWASAFGAPDPGTPHNEARDQVWEELLTILVDKHDGDAPEEHLRASLRQNRELFALFDRAWPLIEAADLVGDLWAVPAYLRKCAPWLTAEEARRLRRADAQAWTESDLPILDAARLRLGDPEASRRRRRHEAAAAAEREQMDRVVESLLADETLVDADADGEGALVMLRGADLRESLATADRPSGVEPDLLAGPFAHIVVDEAQELTDAQWQMLIQRCPSRSFTVVGDRAQARHGFPESWQERLERVGLDRIALASLTVNYRTPEEIMAEAAPVVRAALPDANVPVSVRSSGIPVAHGSVDDLDTVVADWLAAHEDGTACVIGAPDFRATARVRSLTPELSKGLEFDLVVLVAPEKFGEGVRGAVDRYVAMTRATRELVVLTGS, from the coding sequence GTGACACCTCTGACCACCAGCGTGTTCGACCTCCCCGACCGGCTCTCCGCCAAGGCCGACCCGGCGCTGATCGCCGAGGACGAGCAGCACTTCGCCGCCATCGCCCACTGCCTGGAACAGTCGATCGCCGAGCTGACCGACCGGCTCGCGGCCGAGCGCCGGGCGCCCGGCGGGGCGAGCCGGCAGGCGATGGACCGGGACGTGGAGATCCACCGGCTGACCGCCCGGCTGCGCACCCTGCGCCGGTTCGGTCTCGACCTGTGCCTCGGGCGCATGGTCGCCGCGGACGGCTCCGGGCCGCTGTACGTGGGGCGGCTGGGCCTGACCGACAGCACGGGCCGCCGGCTGCTGGTCGACTGGCGCTCCCCCGCCGCCGAGCCGTTCTTCGGGGCCACCCACGGCGATCCAATGGGCCTGGTGAGCCGCCGCCGCTACCGGTGGACCGGCGGCAGGGTCGGCGACTACTGGGACGAGGTGTTCGCACCGGAGGGGTTCGCCGGGCATGCCGCGCTGGACGACCAGTCCGCGTTCATCGCCAGCCTGGGCTCCACCCGGTCGGCCCGGATGCGCGATGTGCTGGGCACCATCCAGGCCGACCAGGACGCCGTCATCCGGGCGGGTTCCCGGGGCGCGCTCGTCGTCGACGGCGGGCCCGGCACGGGAAAGACCGTCGTCGCGCTGCACCGCTCCGCGTATCTGCTGTACTCCGATCCGCGCCTGGGCCACCGTCGCGGCGGCGTGCTGTTCGTCGGTCCCAACGAGCCCTATCTCGGGTACGTCGCCGATGTCCTGCCGAGCCTCGGGGAGGAGGGGGTGCAGACGTGCACCCTGCGGGACCTGGTCGCCGAGGGCGCGGCGGCGGGGCCCGAGACCGATCCGGAGGTGGCGCGGCTGAAGGCCTCGGCGGAGCTGGTGAAGGCGGTCGAGCCGGCCGTCCGGTTCTACGAGGAGCCGCCCTCCGAGGGCGTACGGGTGGAGACGCACTGGTCGGACATCTGGCTGAGCGCCGCCGACTGGGCCTCGGCGTTCGGGGCGCCGGATCCGGGCACTCCGCACAACGAGGCGCGCGACCAGGTCTGGGAGGAACTGCTCACGATCCTGGTGGACAAGCACGACGGCGACGCGCCGGAGGAGCACCTGCGCGCCTCCCTGCGGCAGAACCGGGAGCTGTTCGCCCTCTTCGACCGCGCCTGGCCGCTGATCGAGGCGGCCGACCTGGTCGGCGACCTCTGGGCCGTACCCGCCTATCTGCGCAAGTGCGCCCCCTGGCTGACCGCGGAGGAGGCGCGGCGGCTGCGACGGGCGGACGCGCAGGCCTGGACGGAGTCCGACCTGCCGATCCTGGACGCGGCACGGCTGCGGCTCGGCGATCCGGAGGCGTCCCGGCGCCGGCGCCGCCACGAGGCGGCGGCCGCCGCCGAGCGGGAGCAGATGGACCGGGTCGTGGAGAGCCTGCTCGCCGACGAGACGCTGGTCGACGCGGACGCGGACGGCGAGGGGGCGCTGGTGATGCTGCGCGGGGCAGATCTGCGGGAGTCGCTGGCCACGGCCGACCGGCCGAGCGGCGTGGAACCGGACCTGCTGGCCGGGCCGTTCGCGCACATCGTCGTGGACGAGGCCCAGGAACTGACCGACGCCCAGTGGCAGATGCTGATCCAGCGCTGCCCGTCCCGGAGCTTCACCGTCGTCGGGGACCGGGCACAGGCCCGGCACGGGTTCCCCGAGAGCTGGCAGGAGCGTCTTGAGCGGGTCGGCCTCGACCGGATCGCCCTGGCCTCGCTGACCGTCAACTACCGCACGCCGGAGGAGATCATGGCGGAGGCTGCGCCGGTCGTCCGGGCCGCCCTCCCGGACGCCAATGTGCCGGTCTCCGTCCGCAGCAGCGGCATCCCGGTCGCCCACGGCTCCGTCGACGACCTGGACACCGTCGTCGCCGACTGGCTCGCCGCGCACGAGGACGGGACCGCCTGTGTCATCGGCGCCCCGGACTTCCGGGCGACGGCCCGGGTGCGGTCGCTGACGCCGGAGCTGTCGAAGGGGTTGGAGTTCGACCTGGTCGTGCTCGTCGCCCCGGAGAAGTTCGGTGAAGGCGTCCGGGGGGCGGTGGACCGGTATGTCGCGATGACCCGGGCGACCCGGGAGCTCGTGGTCCTCACCGGTTCCTGA